In one window of Tellurirhabdus rosea DNA:
- a CDS encoding Crp/Fnr family transcriptional regulator has protein sequence MERLLKLIEQVSPLPEAARHDLQACFHPVRLPKGEYFVRAGELTYAVAFVQEGVLRAFITTGDGTEYNKTFFAEDDLLAVYYSFLQSRPSHLSVQALTACTLLVADYRHLEALYDRHPALERFARRQAEWLFVLKEQREIDLVLLDAAARYEKFRAENPDLEQRIPQYHIASHLGITPTQLSRIRAGRLRPENTAQ, from the coding sequence ATGGAAAGACTGCTAAAGTTGATCGAACAGGTTTCGCCCCTGCCGGAAGCGGCCCGGCACGACCTGCAGGCCTGTTTTCACCCGGTCCGTTTGCCGAAAGGCGAATACTTCGTGCGGGCCGGCGAACTGACCTATGCCGTTGCGTTTGTGCAGGAGGGCGTGCTGCGGGCGTTCATCACGACCGGCGACGGAACCGAATACAACAAGACCTTTTTTGCCGAGGACGACCTGCTGGCCGTTTATTATTCTTTCCTCCAGTCCCGGCCCAGCCATCTTTCCGTTCAGGCCCTGACCGCCTGTACACTGCTGGTTGCCGACTACCGGCACCTGGAAGCGCTCTACGACCGCCACCCGGCTCTGGAACGGTTTGCCCGGCGGCAGGCCGAATGGCTGTTTGTGCTGAAAGAACAGCGGGAAATTGATCTGGTCCTGCTGGATGCCGCCGCGCGCTACGAAAAATTTCGCGCCGAAAACCCGGACCTGGAGCAGCGCATTCCGCAATATCACATTGCCTCGCACCTCGGCATTACGCCTACGCAGTTGAGCCGCATCCGGGCGGGGCGGCTCCGGCCGGAAAACACTGCGCAGTAA